The Sphingomonas telluris genome includes a window with the following:
- a CDS encoding serine hydrolase, producing the protein MTSRWPLSIGLAVLALGQTGSSAMVQTGAPQPRIGSAPQRVQPVRPPKAPLYIADRVDDLGRGFNGRVGIAVRSVNEGWSTSWNGNELNPQQSVSKLWVAITALDAVDKGRVSLNDRVTLTRTDLTLFHQPIAAKILGGGTTVSLGDLMFQALTKSDNTCNDKLMRSVGGPEAVRAMIRAKDLGAIRFYEGERSLQSRIAGLTWSPSYSIGNAFYQARDALPMSVRKAAFNRYVEDPYDGASANAIVNALARLKAGELLSPASTARLLTIMSQTSTGKNRLKGGLKPGWSLSHKTGTGQILGATQAGYNDIGILTAPDGRSYSVAVMIKKTSVPLPVRMTLMNNVVRAVINQHEMRYSPSTTL; encoded by the coding sequence ATGACGTCACGTTGGCCGCTCAGCATTGGCCTCGCCGTGCTTGCTCTCGGTCAAACCGGATCCAGCGCCATGGTTCAGACGGGCGCGCCGCAGCCGCGCATCGGTTCCGCGCCGCAGCGTGTGCAGCCGGTGCGTCCGCCGAAGGCTCCGCTTTATATCGCCGATCGCGTGGATGACCTTGGCCGCGGCTTCAACGGCCGCGTTGGAATCGCCGTCCGTTCCGTGAATGAAGGCTGGTCGACGAGTTGGAACGGTAACGAACTCAACCCGCAGCAGAGCGTGAGCAAGCTTTGGGTCGCGATCACCGCGCTGGACGCCGTCGACAAGGGACGCGTCAGCCTGAACGACAGGGTCACCCTCACACGCACCGACCTGACCCTGTTCCATCAGCCCATCGCCGCGAAGATCCTCGGCGGCGGCACGACAGTGAGCCTTGGCGACTTGATGTTTCAGGCGCTGACCAAGAGCGATAATACCTGCAACGACAAGCTGATGCGCTCGGTCGGCGGCCCGGAAGCCGTTCGCGCCATGATCCGCGCAAAGGACCTTGGGGCCATTCGCTTCTATGAGGGCGAGCGCTCGCTCCAGAGCCGCATCGCCGGCCTGACGTGGAGCCCGAGCTATTCGATCGGCAACGCCTTCTACCAAGCGCGCGACGCCTTGCCGATGTCGGTCCGCAAGGCCGCCTTCAACCGCTACGTCGAGGATCCGTACGACGGCGCCTCTGCCAACGCGATCGTCAACGCGCTTGCCCGGTTGAAGGCTGGGGAACTGCTGTCGCCGGCTTCGACTGCGCGGCTCCTGACTATCATGAGCCAGACCTCGACCGGCAAGAACCGGCTGAAGGGCGGGCTCAAGCCCGGCTGGTCGCTCAGCCACAAAACGGGCACCGGCCAGATCCTCGGCGCGACCCAGGCCGGTTATAACGACATCGGGATCCTCACCGCGCCCGACGGCCGCAGCTATTCGGTTGCCGTGATGATCAAGAAGACGTCCGTACCGCTTCCGGTGCGCATGACGCTGATGAACAATGTGGTGCGCGCAGTGATCAACCAGCACGAGATGCGCTACAGCCCGAGCACGACGCTATAG
- a CDS encoding prolyl hydroxylase family protein: MDGPAQRLARTPGVQRVPSRELELFVVRDFLDEETCVALIERIDAQRRPSTIADDSGIANFRTSETCDLDPKDDLVAKVDPKFAELLGLSLENSEPLQGQRYAPGQEFKPHTDTFNPGGYDFFLHTADQGQRTWTAMVYLNEPEDGGATRFKKIGKTIQPERGKLLTWNNLLPDGYPNPSTIHQGMKVRRGTKYVLTKWFREQPVG; this comes from the coding sequence GTGGACGGGCCCGCACAGAGGCTCGCCCGAACACCGGGTGTCCAGCGGGTCCCGAGCCGGGAACTCGAGCTGTTCGTTGTGCGCGATTTCCTCGACGAGGAGACATGTGTCGCTCTGATCGAGCGGATCGACGCCCAGCGCCGTCCGTCCACGATCGCCGACGACAGCGGGATTGCCAATTTCCGCACCAGCGAAACCTGCGATCTGGATCCTAAGGACGATCTCGTCGCGAAGGTCGACCCGAAGTTTGCCGAACTGCTCGGTTTATCGCTCGAAAATAGCGAGCCGCTTCAGGGGCAGCGCTACGCCCCGGGCCAGGAGTTCAAGCCGCACACCGACACCTTCAATCCGGGCGGCTACGATTTCTTTCTGCACACGGCTGACCAAGGACAGCGCACCTGGACCGCAATGGTCTACCTCAACGAACCGGAGGATGGCGGTGCGACGCGGTTCAAGAAGATCGGCAAGACGATCCAGCCCGAGCGCGGCAAGCTCTTGACCTGGAACAACCTACTTCCAGACGGCTATCCGAACCCCTCGACCATTCACCAAGGCATGAAGGTTCGGCGCGGGACGAAATACGTCCTGACGAAGTGGTTTCGCGAACAGCCGGTGGGCTGA